Proteins from a single region of Acidobacteriota bacterium:
- a CDS encoding PAS domain S-box protein: MSTDDRRPDDADGSLDRGLAAPDANKRDGGDDARLPPSAEWEGLFDNLTDMVTVHDGQFNIIHANRSARRMLSLPLSGRLTDSKCFACYHGTEKPPAGCPSCRCAETLEEIVSEVFEPHLNRYLEVRAIPRLDAHRRYIGVVHVVRDITERKRAEQAQRESDEQYRLAVNATNDGMWDINFRDGTARFNTSYVEAFGRPSENEDPWLWWIDHVHPDDRDRTLSSFDAAVNGPADVWKCEYRFRRIDGTWANTYDHAYIRRDSTGKADYVIGALADITERTSREEEKARLLAIIEESPDFIGVADVQGNLQYHNRAAKHMVGLPDDADLSHMKIGDMHPAWAAKLIEEEGIPAIFRGGTWRNENVLLHRNGSEIPVSQVLVLHRNSTGEPKFISTIMRDITAPRRAEEEQATLQTQLQQAQKMESIGRLAGGVAHDFNNMLGVILGHTELALEQVDPALSLHVDLEEIRNATMRSADLTRQLLAFARKQAVAPKVLHLNDTVAGMLRMLQRLIGENIDLKWQPGEDLWLVKVDPSQIDQILANLCVNARDAISGVGKMTLETGNSTLDEGYCASHTGCVPGEYVRLAVGDDGSGMTPETVAHVFEPFFTTKVMGKGTGLGLATVYGIVKQNSGYIDVNSELNLGTTFTVYLPRHVGEDEKARPEGAATTMLRGDETILLVEDELSFLTLTRRMLEERGYTVLAASGPGEALRLAREHAGKIHLLMTDVVMPEMDGRALATSLLSVLPLVKCLFMSGYTTDVIAQHGVLDEGLHFIQKPFGIDSLAAKVREALDAG, translated from the coding sequence ATGAGCACCGACGATCGCCGACCTGACGACGCCGACGGTTCGCTCGATCGCGGGCTGGCGGCGCCCGACGCCAATAAACGGGACGGTGGAGACGACGCCCGCCTGCCTCCCAGTGCCGAATGGGAAGGCCTCTTCGACAATCTGACGGACATGGTGACCGTTCATGATGGTCAGTTCAACATCATCCATGCCAACAGGAGTGCGCGTCGAATGCTGAGTCTGCCACTATCGGGCAGGCTCACAGACTCGAAGTGCTTCGCGTGTTATCACGGTACAGAGAAGCCGCCCGCCGGGTGTCCGAGTTGCCGGTGTGCCGAAACACTGGAAGAGATAGTCTCTGAAGTGTTTGAACCCCATCTGAACCGGTATCTGGAAGTTCGAGCCATACCGAGACTTGACGCTCATCGCCGGTACATCGGAGTGGTGCATGTCGTCAGGGACATCACCGAGCGCAAGCGGGCGGAGCAGGCGCAACGGGAAAGCGATGAACAGTACCGTCTGGCGGTCAATGCCACGAACGACGGGATGTGGGACATCAATTTCCGGGACGGCACCGCTCGCTTCAACACGTCGTATGTGGAGGCCTTCGGCAGACCTTCCGAGAATGAGGATCCGTGGCTGTGGTGGATCGATCACGTTCATCCAGATGATCGCGATCGGACGCTCTCCAGTTTCGACGCCGCCGTGAACGGGCCGGCCGACGTCTGGAAGTGCGAATACCGTTTTCGTCGCATCGATGGAACCTGGGCCAACACCTATGACCACGCCTACATCAGGCGCGACAGTACGGGGAAGGCCGACTACGTGATCGGGGCACTGGCAGACATCACCGAGCGCACGTCGCGCGAGGAGGAGAAGGCGCGGCTGCTGGCCATCATCGAGGAATCCCCGGATTTCATCGGAGTCGCCGACGTGCAGGGGAACCTCCAGTATCACAACCGGGCCGCGAAGCACATGGTGGGGTTGCCCGACGATGCGGACCTCTCTCATATGAAGATCGGGGACATGCATCCGGCTTGGGCCGCGAAACTGATTGAAGAAGAGGGTATCCCTGCCATCTTCAGGGGCGGAACATGGCGGAACGAGAACGTGTTGCTGCATCGGAATGGAAGTGAAATACCTGTTTCCCAGGTGCTGGTGCTTCACAGGAACTCGACTGGAGAACCGAAGTTCATTTCTACCATCATGCGCGACATCACCGCACCCAGGCGGGCCGAGGAGGAACAGGCGACACTCCAGACCCAGCTCCAGCAGGCCCAGAAGATGGAATCGATCGGCCGCCTGGCGGGCGGCGTGGCGCACGACTTCAACAACATGCTGGGCGTGATCCTGGGACATACCGAGTTGGCGCTCGAGCAGGTGGATCCGGCCTTGTCGCTCCATGTCGACCTCGAGGAAATCCGCAACGCGACGATGCGCTCTGCCGACCTGACTCGCCAACTGCTCGCCTTTGCCCGCAAACAGGCCGTCGCACCCAAAGTCCTGCACCTGAACGACACGGTGGCGGGCATGCTCAGGATGCTGCAGCGGCTCATCGGAGAGAACATCGACCTCAAGTGGCAGCCGGGTGAGGACCTGTGGCTCGTCAAGGTGGACCCGTCGCAGATCGATCAGATCCTGGCCAACCTGTGCGTCAACGCCCGAGACGCCATCTCGGGCGTCGGCAAGATGACTCTCGAAACGGGCAACAGCACGCTCGACGAAGGCTACTGCGCCTCGCACACGGGCTGCGTGCCAGGGGAGTATGTGCGGCTCGCGGTCGGCGACGATGGCTCGGGCATGACTCCCGAAACGGTGGCCCACGTCTTCGAGCCGTTCTTCACGACCAAAGTGATGGGCAAAGGCACCGGTCTGGGATTGGCGACGGTCTACGGCATCGTCAAGCAGAACTCGGGTTACATTGACGTCAACAGCGAGTTGAATCTGGGAACGACCTTCACGGTCTACCTGCCCCGCCATGTGGGAGAAGATGAGAAGGCGCGGCCCGAAGGCGCGGCAACAACGATGCTGCGCGGCGACGAGACGATCCTGCTCGTGGAGGACGAGCTGTCCTTCCTGACCCTGACCCGAAGGATGCTTGAAGAGCGGGGGTACACCGTGTTGGCGGCCAGCGGGCCGGGGGAAGCCCTCCGTCTGGCCAGGGAGCACGCCGGCAAGATTCATCTGTTGATGACCGATGTCGTGATGCCAGAGATGGACGGCCGGGCGCTGGCCACGAGCCTGCTGTCGGTTCTTCCTCTGGTTAAGTGCCTGTTCATGTCGGGTTACACCACCGATGTCATCGCCCAGCATGGCGTGCTGGATGAAGGCCTGCATTTCATCCAGAAACCGTTCGGTATCGACAGTTTGGCTGCCAAGGTCAGGGAAGCGCTGGACGCCGGATAG